The stretch of DNA TCAAGATGGGGAAGAGCAAGAACAAGAGCAGCCAAGGTATATTCCATTTGaataattcaattaaatttttcaaataattaaataaagttcTGCCAAGTTTTTcatgttaatattttatttttttggtgtttaTAATTTGCTAATTTTTATTTCTCATACAGGTTGGTAAAGGTTTGTCTAAGGATGACAAGGCACAAAAATTAGCCCTCCAACATTGGCTTGAAGCTGTAAGTTATTTATcctttaataatattaattaattaaccctTAAATAATATTAGTCTAATATAATCTTATCTTATAATGtacttttttcttattttttaatagattgaCCCACGTCATCGCTATGGACACAATTTGCATTTATATTATGATATTTGGTTTGAAAGCCAAAGTGTTCAACCATTTTTCTATTGGTAAGTTTTTTATTCTATGGTACCTAATCatctattatatattattattgattgtaaatattgtaatgaagctggtaaaaaaaaactatagaaaTTGATAATCTTGATGATTAACTTTTTGTAGGTTGGATGTTGGCGATGGTAAAGAAATAAATCTTGAAAAATGTCCAAGGTCGACTCTTCAACATCAATGCATTAAATATCTCTGTCCAGTAAGTCATTAATATCATTATTTAGCATAAGTATTTGTGATACATTCATCCGatagtaattttaaaaaattgaatagttgtttataaatataagtatTTGTGTCGTGTTAGTATCAGATATCAGACGTATCTTGAATCTTACATGTCGATGTTATGTGTTTATGACTAATATAAATGTTTGATATTACCATTGcagaaagaaagagaagaatatgAAGTAATTGTTGAAAAGGGGAAGTTGGTGTATAAACAAGATGGAAGGTTTGTGGAAACAGATGAAAAGTCCAAATGGATATTTGTTCTTAGCACAACTAGGGCCTTGTATGTTGGGAGGAAACAAAAGGGTGCTTTTCAACACTCTAGCTTTTTATCTGGGGCTGCAACCACAGCTGCTGGAAGATTAGTTGCACATCAAGGTGTACTTGAggtaaaatattattcaaaCACTCGCTTTTTAATCGATCCAAATTATGTGCAGTTGCAAAACTCAACTGTTAGATGATGATCAGACGatttgtatatttatttttatttaaatttgattAACTATCAAAATACACGAATTGTTTGATCTTCATCTAAAGACCAATACTCGCAACTATTAAAACTCGTGACTATTAATCTATTAGTATTTTGCATGAACATTTTTTCTTACAAATAGTGTTTGTTGTATAAACATTGCAGGCTATTTGGCCTTATAGTGGTCACTACCACCCAACTGAAGAGAATTTTAGAGAATTTGTTAGCTTTCTTGAGGAGCACAATGTAGACCTCTCTAATGTCAAGGTAAATTTTTATCTAACTATGTGTATATGTATGGTATCACCATATTATGTCAGAATTACGATAACTCACTTTGATTTTGCAGAAGCTACAAAGTGtagcttttaaaaaattacagtaAGTCACTGTGATTCTCACAGAttcaccgtgataccaaacataagctaatagtagtgaaaaataaataaattatggttGTAGAATAAATtaactaacttatttttttttaacatttttcagAGATATGCTATAGATGATGATGCTCCTTCATTTATTGTGACCAATTCATTTATTGACAATAATGAATCACAACAAATTTTATGTCCTACTCAAGCTTCTCAATCAATATCCACATCTAGCAATAATAATACCAACAACAAAGGAATCAAGGACAATAATGCAACACAAGTTAAAGACAAGAAATTTGAGGGACCAATATTTGACTTTTCAAAGAGATTATCATGCAAGTGGTCTACAGGAGCTGGACCTCGTATTGGTTGTGTCCGTGATTATCCTGAACACCTTCAATCAAGGGCATTGGAGCAAGTTAATTTGTCTCCTAGACCTGCTTCTGCAAGACCATATAGTTATGGCCCAATACCTTCTCCAAGGCCAAGCCCAAAAGTTAGGATTTCTCCTAGGCTTGCTTATATGGGTTTACCTAGCCCAAGAACTTCAATTCCTGCAAATTGAGACAAGTTTTGAAAGAATTAGGGTTGGTCGGCGATCGAACACACTTCATCCAACCCTGCTAGAGGTCGTAATTGGATTCATTTGATAACTGATAGTATTAGTCTCTCAGTCGTCAGATGAATTCAATGAACGGTCTCTAGCTACTGGAGTATAAGTGGATACCTCACAACAAGTTTGTTACCTAAGTTGGTACTTGAATTGGAGAGAAGTCTCGTATATTAGCAGCGAGAAAAGATAGACtaactatttattttaaattttgagtaatttattttggttttagatTTGTTTATTCCTTTATTCTTTTAGGAATTTGTGTTTCTTATAGCATATTTGGTTCTGTTTTCGAAGACTGTTTGACAAAGGTCATTTATTCTCTTGTAGTTTTTGTGGAACCTTTTTGAAAGGAAATAAAACATGCTATAAGCCTTTTACTAAGACATTGTATCCTTCACCTGAATTGTTTGTGACTcatttattctcttttttctttttctttttttttaaaaggcaaTTTAGACCAATTCATTGTAGTAATTGCCTAATTGGAGTGCAAATTTTATGCTTTTTTATatcaagtgattttttttctttaaaaaaaaattatggatgatttatacgatataaactttcaatacaacaatgaattttgtaaaattcgtattcgttataataatattggcAACTTGTGCACCAATGGAATACTCGAtgaagtcttccatgttagACTTGACCTATTAAtcactatatttttaattcaaaattgaGTAAAGGGttaattttggtttgatttgtTAAGAT from Trifolium pratense cultivar HEN17-A07 linkage group LG5, ARS_RC_1.1, whole genome shotgun sequence encodes:
- the LOC123882902 gene encoding IQ domain-containing protein IQM1-like; the protein is MGLSLSILISAWEEIVRHSLFGLSFNYSFGSKDGAMILRTRSLNKRESETTTTRRNNSNRLEDNRPEHVTLEKNVPNVDEKLKQKEVPLLSLPKEFVFSSPRPVCELDAAATKVQKVYKSYRTRRNLADCAVVVEELWWKALDLVALKRSSVSFFDEHKQETAVSRWGRARTRAAKVGKGLSKDDKAQKLALQHWLEAIDPRHRYGHNLHLYYDIWFESQSVQPFFYWLDVGDGKEINLEKCPRSTLQHQCIKYLCPKEREEYEVIVEKGKLVYKQDGRFVETDEKSKWIFVLSTTRALYVGRKQKGAFQHSSFLSGAATTAAGRLVAHQGVLEAIWPYSGHYHPTEENFREFVSFLEEHNVDLSNVKRYAIDDDAPSFIVTNSFIDNNESQQILCPTQASQSISTSSNNNTNNKGIKDNNATQVKDKKFEGPIFDFSKRLSCKWSTGAGPRIGCVRDYPEHLQSRALEQVNLSPRPASARPYSYGPIPSPRPSPKVRISPRLAYMGLPSPRTSIPAN